In Pectinophora gossypiella chromosome 17, ilPecGoss1.1, whole genome shotgun sequence, one DNA window encodes the following:
- the LOC126374424 gene encoding microtubule-associated protein RP/EB family member 1 isoform X1, which produces MAVNVYSTNVTSENLSRHDMLAWVNDCLQSNFNKIEELCTGAAYCQFMDMLFPGSVPMKRIKFKTNLEHEYIQNFKILQAGFKKMGVDKIVAIDRLVKGRFQDNFEFLQWFKKFYDANYGDAAMNYDPVAQREGLPMGHGSATGPVQRTAAAATRKPAAPVAKVPARPQTIGKANSTVRSPPVNLQRLNQSAKGDTKLIDELNHQVRINELKATVDGLEKERDFYFGKLRDIEVICQEMEEQQNAPIIQKILDILYATEDGFAPPEEVDGDHAHPPEDDEY; this is translated from the exons ATGGCAGTGAATGTGTATTCCACCAATGTGACGTCGGAGAATCTATCTCGGCATGATATGCTGGCGTGGGTGAATGACTGCCTCCAGTCTAACTTCAACAAAATCGAGGAGCTGTGCACCGGCGCGGCCTACTGCCAGTTTATGGACATGCTTTTCCCGGGCAGTGTGCCCATGAAGCGCATCAAATTCAAGACAAACTTGGAACATGaatatatacaaaatttcaaaatattacagGCAGGATTCAAAAAGATGGGTGTTGACAAG ataGTAGCCATTGACAGGCTGGTGAAGGGTCGTTTTCAAGATAACTTTGAGTTTTTGCAATGGTTCAAGAAATTCTATGATGCCAACTATGGAGACGCGGCGATGAATTATGACCCGGTGGCGCAGCGCGAGGGGCTGCCCATGGGGCACGGGAGCGCCACGGGCCCGGTGCAGcgcaccgccgccgctgccACTAGGAAACCCGCCGCGCCCGTCGCTAAAGTGCCAGCTAGACCCCAAACCA TTGGCAAGGCTAACAGCACAGTGAGATCTCCCCCAGTCAACCTACAGAGGTTAAATCAAAGTGCGAAAGGAGATACTAAGCTTATAGATGAGCTTAACCATCAGGTTCGT ATCAATGAACTAAAAGCAACAGTTGATGGCCTCGAAAAGGAGAGGGATTTCTACTTTGGAAAACTCCGGGATATAGAGGTGATCTGCCAGGAAATGGAGGAGCAACAAAATGCTCCCATCATCCAGAAGATTTTGGACATTTTATACGCAACTGAG gatgGATTTGCGCCGCCCGAGGAGGTAGACGGTGACCACGCGCATCCACCCGAGGACGACGAGTACTGA
- the LOC126374295 gene encoding uncharacterized protein LOC126374295, whose protein sequence is MSDSETDLLPNNMLTFQNHGTTICAKGPNINSTNISSFSFRNNVMTSTMNMPWNMERPRYAESVCDQRSASYRREREVSPMSFHSASGMQPRNFHHSYYPGGMSSHRSVYSRRSGSPMSVRTIDSNTSMSARDIAFAFKNGHFNKLDFEIIKEAYHKFLKGRVRRRVEKKRNLRMFMKGFRRKSGGDSGDQASDSSISSDDCRSTRTSRSAFYKENTSSCRSTRTDLSDFRRTMKESNMFRDCTDSFRKNSFKSVLSQRPPSVKDINSAQNQQNTTVAAQKDRFKSGFLLPSQRFNQSVASMSIPEKPESIQRANENEFAGNSKQNDKPVRNPASDSEQDEIFGEVTVMEKTSHNRSAKRNLDDVVPVPDKKRSKLSSPQNSNSKQKTPNLKINAKQKSKDFVFAKPKLPIKKPVSVNHQKNLLKSTSQQLEKPVSNSQPVPTNRILHTPEPKTKSSKDVPEHPVEKVLASSQQLAEKFIKKSSQTSEIVPNPVTTLSQDTAHEKDPCPNVEHSTTDMSMRPSFIKRKLFSQKVDVAEKNSSKDNLQIDSPQTNIYSKIQKEKNKARKLVTTQSCLSRDVADDSNLLDLIHKIVPPDRMNMTTATNRSEIQNNKSKPANADKFDITSIVPVCNDGDMSDTYTDEEIFGADENEKQKRQSQIIEDKPQTVEKEVQEHVNNNQNRTVAKQKNRNEVLKPPKVIGEKICNEIIPDKQQALTKSICRVLLEKVHTDQIKNVAPVKQPLSPPENNGLKRNVYKCVKSFWDTDVESDFEATPLMIAAPIEKGTPVIKASTKITANKKSSIKTTAPVPKEITTQIASTKATLNEANSNKKDKINKTVCGSVNKTLKESQKDLNLTKPITLNKNKSMAKVLNNSIQSKNKTHLSGKENETTKKNKACVKNNESDTAVTNQKVKRKVSPPRKTNTAIKSKTNANSTILKVLNNTMRIRAQRKPKINKCCEEPDKSELSINDTLCKTLRSRKVDLSSSMKSENSNTSVAKKTVKTKSKTVKRKNIHIYNNNKDKSIPSDISFTLASETPPSGKPATRAKKSIAYFNTTQRVTRRSDVSFTLSPDMMNLNTTMRTRNSLKRNREIESLQLSLFPKTGKTRH, encoded by the exons ATGAGTGACAGTGAAACTGATTTGCTACCAAACAATATGCTTACCTTTCAGAATCATGGCACG ACTATATGTGCAAAAGGTCCTAATATAAACAGCACTAATATTTCAAGCTTTAGTTTCCGTAACAACGTTATGACTTCTACTATGAATATGCCATGGAATATGGAGCGGCCGCGGTACGCTGAATCTGTTTGCGACCAGAGGAGTGCGTCTTACAGGAGAGAAAGAGAAGTGTCCCCTATGTCATTTCATAGTGCATCTGGCATGCAACCGCGTAACTTCCATCACTCATATTACCCTGGTGGAATGAGTTCCCACAGATCAGTTTACAGTAGGAGAAGTGGATCACCAATGTCTGTTAGAACTATAG ATTCTAACACAAGTATGAGTGCACGGGATATTGCATTTGCATTTAAGAATGGACATTTTAATAAGTTggattttgaaataattaaagaGGCTTACCACAAGTTCTTAAAAGGTCGTGTAAGGAGAAGAGTAGAGAAAAAGCGCAATTTGAGAATGTTTATGAAAGGATTTCGACGCAAGTCAGGGGGTGATTCAGGAGATCAAGCCAGTGACTCATCAATCAGCAGTGATGACTGTAGATCTACTAGGACATCAAGGTCTGCATTCTATAAAGAGAACACGTCTAGTTGTAGATCAACCAGAACTGACCTCTCAGACTTTAGGAGAACAATGAAGGAAAGTAACATGTTCAGAGACTGTACTGACAGTTTTAGAAAAAACTCCTTCAAGAGTGTGTTGTCTCAGAGACCTCCAAGTGTGAAAGACATAAACAGTGCTCAGAATCAGCAGAACACTACAGTAGCTGCACAAAAGGATAGATTTAAAAGTGGCTTCCTTCTGCCTTCTCAGAGATTTAACCAGTCAGTAGCATCAATGTCCATACCGGAAAAGCCAGAAAGTATTCAAAGGGCCAATGAAAATGAATTTGCAGGTAATTCAAAACAAAACGATAAACCCGTAAGAAATCCTGCCAGTGACAGTGAACAAGATGAAATATTTGGTGAAGTAACAGTTATGGAAAAGACTTCTCATAATAGAAGTGCTAAAAGAAATCTGGATGATGTTGTACCTGTCCCAGACAAGAAAAGGAGTAAGCTCTCTTCTCCACAAAACTCTAATTCTAAACAGAAAacacctaacttgaagattaaTGCTAAGCAAAAATCAAAAGACTTTGTATTTGCAAAACCTAAACTTCCAATTAAAAAACCTGTCTCAGTAAATCACCAAAAAAATTTACTAAAATCAACATCACAACAACTTGAAAAACCAGTATCAAATTCCCAGCCTGTACCTACAAATAGAATACTGCATACACCAGAGCCCAAGACAAAATCATCTAAAGATGTTCCAGAACACCCTGTAGAAAAAGTACTTGCAAGTTCACAACAATTAGCTgagaaatttattaaaaagtcaTCTCAAACATCTGAAATTGTACCTAATCCAGTAACCACACTATCTCAAGATACTGCACATGAAAAAGACCCATGTCCAAATGTTGAACACTCTACAACTGACATGTCTATGAGGCCTAGCTTCATCaagagaaaattattttcacagAAAGTGGATGTTGCAGAAAAGAATTCAAGTAAAGACAATTTGCAAATTGATAGTCCACAGACTAATATTTACAGCAAGAttcaaaaagagaaaaataaggCTAGGAAACTAGTCACAACACAGTCTTGTCTCAGTAGAGATGTTGCTGATGACAGCAATTTACTTGACTTGATCCACAAAATTGTGCCCCCAGATCGTATGAATATGACAACAGCTACAAACAGAAgtgaaattcaaaataataaaagtaaaccaGCCAATGCAGACAAGTTTGATATCACTTCAATTGTACCCGTTTGTAACGACGGAGACATGAGCGACACATATACTGACGAGGAAATATTTGGGGCAGATGAAAATGAAAAACAGAAAAGACAAAGCCAAATAATTGAGGATAAACCTCAAACTGTAGAAAAAGAAGTACAAGAACATGTTAATAATAATCAGAATAGAACTGTAGCAAAGCAGAAGAATAGGAATGAAGTACTAAAACCACCTAAAGTTATTGGGGAGAAGATATGCAATGAAATAATACCAGATAAACAGCAAGCTTTAACAAAATCTATTTGCAGAGTATTACTGGAAAAAGTGCATACAgatcaaattaaaaatgttgCTCCCGTTAAACAACCACTTTCACCCCCTGAGAATAATG GTTTAAAAAGGAATGTTTATAAGTGTGTTAAATCGTTTTGGGATACTGATGTTGAAAGTGATTTTGAAGCCACTCCTCTGATGATTGCTGCTCCTATAGAAAAAG GTACGCCAGTCATCAAAGCCAGTACCAAAAttacagcaaataaaaaaagtagTATAAAAACTACTGCACCTGTACCAAAGGAAATCACTACTCAAATAGCAAGTACTAAGGCAACACTCAATGAAGcaaatagtaataaaaaggATAAAATAAACAAGACTGTTTGTGGAAGTGTAAACAAAACACTAAAAGAGTCACAAAAGGATTTAAATCTTACTAAGCCTAtcactttaaataaaaataagtctaTGGCAAAAGTACTGAATAATAGTATACAATCCAAGAATAAAACGCATTTGTcaggaaaagaaaatgaaaccacaaaaaagaataaaGCTTGTGTAAAAAACAATGAATCTGACACAGCCGTGACAAATCAAAAAGTTAAACGTAAAGTCAGTCCGCCTAGAAAAACGAACACGGCAATAAAATCCAAAACCAATGCTAATAGTACAATATTGAAAGTTCTCAATAACACCATGAGGATACGAGCGCAGCGGAAACCGAAAATAAACAAGTGTTGTGAAGAGCCAGACAAATCAGAGCTATCCATAAATGATACTCTTTGCAAAACCTTAAGGTCTAGGAAAGTTGACCTATCATCATCCATGAAATCTGAAAACAGTAACACATCAGTTGCTAAGAAGACTGTTAAAACGAAATCAAAAACGGTTAAACgaaaaaatattcatatttacaACAATAATAAAGATAAGTCAATCCCAAGTGATATTTCTTTCACACTCGCATCAGAAACACCGCCTTCAGGCAAGCCTGCCACGAGGGCGAAGAAGTCGATTGCTTACTTTAACACTACGCAAAGGGTAACGAGGCGAAGTGACGTATCATTCACTCTATCACCTGACATGATGAATTTGAACACAACAATGCGCACACGAAATTCTTTGAAAAGAAATAGAGAGATTGAATCCCTGCAACTGAGTTTGTTCCCAAAAACTGGCAAAACTCGACACTGA
- the LOC126374424 gene encoding microtubule-associated protein RP/EB family member 1 isoform X3 encodes MAVNVYSTNVTSENLSRHDMLAWVNDCLQSNFNKIEELCTGAAYCQFMDMLFPGSVPMKRIKFKTNLEHEYIQNFKILQAGFKKMGVDKIVAIDRLVKGRFQDNFEFLQWFKKFYDANYGDAAMNYDPVAQREGLPMGHGSATGPVQRTAAAATRKPAAPVAKVPARPQTIGKANSTVRSPPVNLQRLNQSAKGDTKLIDELNHQVRINELKATVDGLEKERDFYFGKLRDIEVICQEMEEQQNAPIIQKILDILYATERD; translated from the exons ATGGCAGTGAATGTGTATTCCACCAATGTGACGTCGGAGAATCTATCTCGGCATGATATGCTGGCGTGGGTGAATGACTGCCTCCAGTCTAACTTCAACAAAATCGAGGAGCTGTGCACCGGCGCGGCCTACTGCCAGTTTATGGACATGCTTTTCCCGGGCAGTGTGCCCATGAAGCGCATCAAATTCAAGACAAACTTGGAACATGaatatatacaaaatttcaaaatattacagGCAGGATTCAAAAAGATGGGTGTTGACAAG ataGTAGCCATTGACAGGCTGGTGAAGGGTCGTTTTCAAGATAACTTTGAGTTTTTGCAATGGTTCAAGAAATTCTATGATGCCAACTATGGAGACGCGGCGATGAATTATGACCCGGTGGCGCAGCGCGAGGGGCTGCCCATGGGGCACGGGAGCGCCACGGGCCCGGTGCAGcgcaccgccgccgctgccACTAGGAAACCCGCCGCGCCCGTCGCTAAAGTGCCAGCTAGACCCCAAACCA TTGGCAAGGCTAACAGCACAGTGAGATCTCCCCCAGTCAACCTACAGAGGTTAAATCAAAGTGCGAAAGGAGATACTAAGCTTATAGATGAGCTTAACCATCAGGTTCGT ATCAATGAACTAAAAGCAACAGTTGATGGCCTCGAAAAGGAGAGGGATTTCTACTTTGGAAAACTCCGGGATATAGAGGTGATCTGCCAGGAAATGGAGGAGCAACAAAATGCTCCCATCATCCAGAAGATTTTGGACATTTTATACGCAACTGAG AGAGACTAG
- the LOC126374424 gene encoding microtubule-associated protein RP/EB family member 1 isoform X2: MAVNVYSTNVTSENLSRHDMLAWVNDCLQSNFNKIEELCTGAAYCQFMDMLFPGSVPMKRIKFKTNLEHEYIQNFKILQAGFKKMGVDKIVAIDRLVKGRFQDNFEFLQWFKKFYDANYGDAAMNYDPVAQREGLPMGHGSATGPVQRTAAAATRKPAAPVAKVPARPQTIGKANSTVRSPPVNLQRLNQSAKGDTKLIDELNHQINELKATVDGLEKERDFYFGKLRDIEVICQEMEEQQNAPIIQKILDILYATEDGFAPPEEVDGDHAHPPEDDEY; encoded by the exons ATGGCAGTGAATGTGTATTCCACCAATGTGACGTCGGAGAATCTATCTCGGCATGATATGCTGGCGTGGGTGAATGACTGCCTCCAGTCTAACTTCAACAAAATCGAGGAGCTGTGCACCGGCGCGGCCTACTGCCAGTTTATGGACATGCTTTTCCCGGGCAGTGTGCCCATGAAGCGCATCAAATTCAAGACAAACTTGGAACATGaatatatacaaaatttcaaaatattacagGCAGGATTCAAAAAGATGGGTGTTGACAAG ataGTAGCCATTGACAGGCTGGTGAAGGGTCGTTTTCAAGATAACTTTGAGTTTTTGCAATGGTTCAAGAAATTCTATGATGCCAACTATGGAGACGCGGCGATGAATTATGACCCGGTGGCGCAGCGCGAGGGGCTGCCCATGGGGCACGGGAGCGCCACGGGCCCGGTGCAGcgcaccgccgccgctgccACTAGGAAACCCGCCGCGCCCGTCGCTAAAGTGCCAGCTAGACCCCAAACCA TTGGCAAGGCTAACAGCACAGTGAGATCTCCCCCAGTCAACCTACAGAGGTTAAATCAAAGTGCGAAAGGAGATACTAAGCTTATAGATGAGCTTAACCATCAG ATCAATGAACTAAAAGCAACAGTTGATGGCCTCGAAAAGGAGAGGGATTTCTACTTTGGAAAACTCCGGGATATAGAGGTGATCTGCCAGGAAATGGAGGAGCAACAAAATGCTCCCATCATCCAGAAGATTTTGGACATTTTATACGCAACTGAG gatgGATTTGCGCCGCCCGAGGAGGTAGACGGTGACCACGCGCATCCACCCGAGGACGACGAGTACTGA
- the LOC126374370 gene encoding solute carrier family 46 member 3-like gives MVENEERLTERSVSEREPAVNTISELPGKKYGITVEVPMFLAMLGISLSGTAISNIILYRTCVHSLHHDKAECQVFLGPDKSNSSRQLEEEVQKYVTFISTVKIVLESVGPAILSFFLGVWSDTHGRKPLIVWPLLGMALTSMMVVVYSMLEDYGPWWYVLTAIPYSLTGGFTVLFTGTFCYLTDITSTKNRSLRMTILEAMVSVGSVVGGIASSYLLKAVGNVYLLLIVAVLNVISYAYSNIYLRESLTGAVRGGFTSILDLLLVKEMMRQCFKRRPNYGRAQILLLTVANSLSIFILYGIVGLDYLYAREKLHWAMKEYTIFSAASTTISFFGSFLGVGLVQKILPVGDLMFSIIAFLSSAVEYFIRTFATLTWHMYLGAGVSLFKGLSAPLIRSLITKILPVEDIAKVFSLMCALEGISPLFSPAIYNTLYNFTISRFPGAVYMLSGAICIVCAVMLAFVKFYRWRAARPAYSPLQE, from the exons ATGGTTGAAAACGAGGAACGGTTGACTGAAAGAAGTGTTTCGGAAAGGGAACCTGCTGTGAATACAATCAGTGAATTACCAGgaaaaaaatatggaattaCTGTAGAAGTACCAATGTTTTTGGCCATGTTAGGCATATCATTATCAG gtactgccataagcaatataattctgTACCGGACATGTGTACACTCTCTGCATCATGACAAGGCTGAATGTCAAGTGTTTCTTGGTCCAGACAAGTCTAACAGTAGTAGACAACTGGAGGAAGAAGTGCAGAAATATGTAACCTTCATCTCAACAGTGAAGATCGTATTGGAGTCAGTTGGTCCGGCTATATTGTCATTTTTCTTAGGAGTATGGTCCGACACACATGGAAGGAAACCACTGATTGTTTGGCCACTTCTTG gtatgGCGTTGACTTCAATGATGGTAGTCGTGTACAGTATGTTGGAAGACTATGGCCCTTGGTGGTATGTGCTCACAGCCATACCATACTCTCTCACAGGAGGGTTCACTGTCCTCTTCACCGGAACCTTCTGTTACTTGACCGACATCACCAGTACCAAGAACAGATCACTTAG AATGACAATCCTAGAGGCGATGGTATCCGTCGGGAGTGTGGTAGGAGGAATAGCAAGTTCATATTTGTTGAAAGCAGTCGGCAATGTCTACCTACTCCTAATAGTTGCTGTGCTAAATGTGATCTCATATGCTTAtagtaatatttacttaagggaGTCTTTGACAGGCGCTGTACGG GGGGGATTTACATCAATACTGGACCTGTTATTAGTGAAAGAAATGATGCGACAATGTTTCAAGCGACGCCCAAATTATGGAAGAGCGCAGATTTTATTGCTCACAGTGGCAAACAGCCTTTCAATATTCATCCTATACGGTATCGTAGGCCTGGATTACTTGTATGCAAGAGAGAAGCTTCATTGGGCGATGAAGGAGTATACAATATTCTCTGCCGCGAGTACAACGATATCGTTCTTCGGGTCTTTCCTGGGTGTGGGTCTAGTGCAGAAGATATTGCCCGTCGGGGACCTCATGTTCTCAATTATAGCATTCTTATCGTCAGCGGTTGAGTACTTCATTCGAACATTTGCAACGCTCACGTGGCACATGTATTTAG GTGCCGGAGTGTCTCTCTTCAAAGGCCTATCAGCGCCCCTAATAAGGTCGTTGATAACGAAGATATTACCAGTGGAGGACATAGCGAAGGTGTTTTCCCTAATGTGCGCCCTGGAAGGCATATCTCCGTTATTCTCACCGGCCATATACAATACGTTGTACAACTTCACCATATCGCGGTTCCCGGGAGCAGTGTACATGCTTAGTGGTGCCATATGCATAGTCTGTGCCGTTATGTTAGC gtttGTCAAGTTCTACAGATGGAGAGCGGCTCGGCCAGCGTACAGTCCTTTGCAGGAATAA
- the LOC126374424 gene encoding microtubule-associated protein RP/EB family member 1 isoform X4, whose protein sequence is MAVNVYSTNVTSENLSRHDMLAWVNDCLQSNFNKIEELCTGAAYCQFMDMLFPGSVPMKRIKFKTNLEHEYIQNFKILQAGFKKMGVDKVIPVDKLIKGRFQDNFEFLQWFKKFFDANYDGREYDAFEARGGISLGSGAPEPGVPLCAVPPPRVQPAAAARRAAPLHTSGIGKANSTVRSPPVNLQRLNQSAKGDTKLIDELNHQINELKATVDGLEKERDFYFGKLRDIEVICQEMEEQQNAPIIQKILDILYATEDGFAPPEEVDGDHAHPPEDDEY, encoded by the exons ATGGCAGTGAATGTGTATTCCACCAATGTGACGTCGGAGAATCTATCTCGGCATGATATGCTGGCGTGGGTGAATGACTGCCTCCAGTCTAACTTCAACAAAATCGAGGAGCTGTGCACCGGCGCGGCCTACTGCCAGTTTATGGACATGCTTTTCCCGGGCAGTGTGCCCATGAAGCGCATCAAATTCAAGACAAACTTGGAACATGaatatatacaaaatttcaaaatattacagGCAGGATTCAAAAAGATGGGTGTTGACAAG GTAATACCAGTGGATAAGCTGATAAAGGGGAGATTCCAAGACAACTTTGAGTTTTTACAGTGGTTTAAAAAGTTTTTCGATGCTAACTATGACGGGCGGGAGTATGACGCGTTCGAGGCCCGCGGCGGCATCTCGCTGGGGTCGGGGGCGCCCGAGCCCGGCGTGCCGCTGTGCGCGGTGCCACCGCCGCGcgtgcagcccgccgccgccgcgcgccgcgccgccccgcTGCACACCTCGGGCA TTGGCAAGGCTAACAGCACAGTGAGATCTCCCCCAGTCAACCTACAGAGGTTAAATCAAAGTGCGAAAGGAGATACTAAGCTTATAGATGAGCTTAACCATCAG ATCAATGAACTAAAAGCAACAGTTGATGGCCTCGAAAAGGAGAGGGATTTCTACTTTGGAAAACTCCGGGATATAGAGGTGATCTGCCAGGAAATGGAGGAGCAACAAAATGCTCCCATCATCCAGAAGATTTTGGACATTTTATACGCAACTGAG gatgGATTTGCGCCGCCCGAGGAGGTAGACGGTGACCACGCGCATCCACCCGAGGACGACGAGTACTGA
- the LOC126374383 gene encoding 28S ribosomal protein S9, mitochondrial — MSHIINFGIRYLLPLTGKSYISVKSRLVYNVCRFGSTASGTTGADILNNLTDWETLSKKKKISKAMKAYLERAQEHDKFMKRQQFEYNIGKRHLANMMGEDPDTFTQKDVDRAIEYLFPSGIYDPAARPLMKPPEEVFPARKAAEFDEAGRPHHFLFYTGKPNFFKLMYDAVENIQQLHNFENRVIKKKASPDPNGSLNLGNSNWLSKEQLEQSLVEKLTDLEYDNFKVVMERLVSLPYSYRSKEFIEKYRKPLASQKFALEIPKPGYDDEGRAFVTTYECLRKKARGDVTIRSPGTGKITINGKDITYFEDIQSREQVLFPLIFTGLQNQVDVECNIEGGGPSGQSGAIRWGIAWGLRSFVEKDMLEKMQVAGLLTRDHRRRERKKPGQPGARKKPTWKRR; from the coding sequence ATGTCGCACATTATCAATTTCGGTATCAGGTATTTATTGCCTCTTACCGGAAAGTCGTACATTTCTGTGAAAAGTAGACTTGTGTACAATGTATGCCGATTCGGCAGCACTGCCTCGGGCACCACAGGCGCAGATATTCTAAATAACCTGACTGACTGGGAAACACttagcaaaaagaaaaagatcaGTAAAGCTATGAAAGCTTATTTGGAACGAGCACAAGAGCACGATAAATTTATGAAAAGGCAACAATTTGAGTATAACATTGGGAAGAGACATCTTGCCAATATGATGGGAGAAGATCCGGATACGTTTACTCAGAAAGACGTAGATCGCGCTATTGAGTATCTGTTTCCAAGTGGGATCTATGATCCTGCTGCTCGGCCACTTATGAAGCCCCCAGAAGAAGTATTCCCTGCTAGAAAGGCTGCTGAATTTGATGAAGCTGGCAGACCACACCATTTTCTATTCTACACTGGCAAACCAAACTTTTTCAAACTCATGTATGATGCAGTGGAGAATATACAACAACTGCACAATTTTGAAAATAGAGTTATCAAGAAAAAGGCAAGCCCTGACCCAAATGGATCTTTGAACTTAGGAAATAGCAATTGGCTGTCAAAAGAGCAACTTGAACAATCCTTAGTAGAAAAACTGACAGATTTGGAATATGATAACTTCAAGGTAGTGATGGAGAGGCTGGTATCATTGCCATATTCATATAGAAGCAAAGAATTCATTGAAAAATATAGAAAGCCGCTTGCATCTCAAAAATTTGCATTAGAGATTCCAAAACCTGGTTACGATGATGAAGGTAGAGCATTTGTTACTACATATGAATGTTTGAGAAAGAAGGCCAGAGGTGATGTCACAATCCGATCACCTGGAACAgggaaaataacaataaatgggAAAGACATAACATATTTTGAGGACATACAATCAAGAGAACAAGTTCTATTTCCACTGATCTTTACTGGACTGCAAAATCAAGTGGATGTGGAATGCAATATTGAAGGAGGTGGGCCTTCAGGACAGTCAGGAGCCATCAGGTGGGGTATAGCTTGGGGATTGCGTAGTTTTGTTGAGAAGGACATGCTAGAAAAGATGCAGGTAGCAGGACTGTTGACTCGTGACCACAGACGCCGTGAACGTAAGAAGCCTGGCCAACCAGGAGCCAGGAAGAAGCCAACATGGAAGAGAAGATAA